In the Candidatus Methylomirabilota bacterium genome, GGTGGGCGCGACCGCGCACAGCACGTTGCCCACCGCGGAGACGAGGCCGCCCAGGGCCAGGGTGGTGCGGCGGCCGAGACGATCGGCGAGCCGGCCGGACGGCACCGCGACCAGGAAGCGCGCCAGTCCGTAGACCGCGATGGCCAGGCCGATGGCGGATTGCGCGACGCCGAAGGAGCGCGCGTAGAGCGCGAGCGCGGGGACGATGCTGCCGAAGCCCAGCTGGTTCACCGCGATGAGCACGCACATCCACGTCAGGATGCGCACGCCCGAGGGCTCTGGCATGTCCGCTCGGGTGTATCCCGTAATGCGATGGAGCGCAAGCCGGGCCCGGCGTATGATCGGCTCCACCACCCGAACAGGAGGCTGTCATGGCCGGAGAGATCGCCAAGGGCTTCGCCGTCTTCGCGGGCGTAGCATCCGACGTCATTCGCACCTGCGCACGCGAGGCGGAGGCGCGGGGCTTCAGCTCGTTCTGGGTGAACCATCCCGGCTCGGTCGATGGTCTTGGCTCGCTCGCGCAGGCCGCGGCGGAGACGCGCCGCCTCGATCTGGGCGTGGGGGTGATCCCGCTGCACACG is a window encoding:
- a CDS encoding LLM class flavin-dependent oxidoreductase, translated to MAGEIAKGFAVFAGVASDVIRTCAREAEARGFSSFWVNHPGSVDGLGSLAQAAAETRRLDLGVGVIPLHT